In Myxococcus stipitatus, the following are encoded in one genomic region:
- a CDS encoding GNAT family N-acetyltransferase yields MGASGGLHLRPARDSDRRALWRIHTEAVEALCRGVYAPDELNTWVSLLKPEGYLRPDRPRTVLVAERGRRMVGFGQLDSRLGELEALYVVPDEVGRGVGSQLLAALESVAWGDGTPLLGLDASLNAENFYRHRGYVSLHPARRPLTARVQLACVRMQKRRPVTASRQEPAAGAMTPT; encoded by the coding sequence ATGGGCGCGTCGGGGGGCCTCCATCTCAGGCCAGCGCGCGACTCGGACCGGCGCGCGCTGTGGCGCATCCACACCGAAGCGGTGGAGGCGCTGTGCCGGGGTGTGTATGCCCCCGATGAGCTGAACACCTGGGTGAGCCTGCTCAAGCCGGAGGGCTACCTGCGCCCGGACCGTCCGCGCACCGTGTTGGTGGCGGAGCGAGGCCGGCGGATGGTGGGCTTCGGCCAGCTCGACTCGCGGCTGGGAGAGCTGGAGGCCCTCTACGTGGTGCCGGACGAGGTGGGCCGGGGCGTGGGCTCCCAGTTGCTCGCCGCGCTGGAGTCGGTGGCATGGGGAGACGGCACGCCGCTCCTGGGATTGGACGCGAGCCTCAACGCGGAGAACTTCTACCGCCACCGGGGCTATGTCTCCCTGCATCCAGCCCGGAGGCCTCTGACGGCGCGTGTGCAGCTGGCCTGTGTGCGGATGCAGAAGCGGCGGCCGGTGACGGCGTCGCGCCAGGAGCCGGCCGCCGGAGCGATGACACCTACCTGA
- a CDS encoding NAD-dependent epimerase/dehydratase family protein: protein MKLLVTGGTGFLGTHLVPKLVAAGHTVRLIGRTRPTGPAYAGTEYVAGDLKDRDAVRRSLEGVEGVYHLAGLVSFQPKDGRKMFELHVDCTRELLRDVREAGVRRVVLASTSGTTAVSKDKAVLDESADYPLSVVSRWPYYLSKIYEEKLSLEYCRKHSIPLVVLNPSLLMGPGDDRLSSTWTVVKFINREIPAMPGGGMSFVDVRDAADAFHSALTRGEVYGRHLMGVNMTMTEFFHRLERLTGVAAPRLKLPSQVNILGGHLLERWAKLRGTPAPLDPQEVEIGEHYFWLDSAKAEAELGFRARDVQETLADTVKHIYAKLPPGSLPGTKGRLGDLREGT from the coding sequence GTGAAGCTGCTGGTGACGGGAGGCACGGGGTTCCTGGGCACGCATCTGGTGCCCAAGCTGGTGGCGGCCGGGCACACGGTGCGCCTCATCGGCCGCACGCGTCCGACGGGCCCCGCCTACGCGGGCACGGAGTACGTCGCGGGCGACCTGAAGGACCGGGACGCGGTGCGCCGCTCGCTCGAGGGAGTGGAGGGCGTCTATCACCTGGCGGGGCTCGTCTCCTTCCAGCCCAAGGACGGGCGGAAGATGTTCGAGCTGCACGTGGACTGCACGCGGGAGCTCCTGCGCGACGTGCGCGAGGCGGGTGTCCGGCGCGTCGTGCTGGCCTCCACTTCCGGCACCACGGCGGTGTCGAAGGACAAGGCCGTGCTGGACGAGTCCGCGGACTATCCGCTGTCCGTGGTGTCCCGCTGGCCGTACTACCTCTCGAAAATCTACGAGGAGAAGCTGTCGCTGGAGTACTGCCGCAAGCACTCCATCCCGCTCGTCGTGCTCAACCCGAGCCTGCTCATGGGCCCGGGGGATGACCGGCTGTCCTCCACGTGGACGGTGGTGAAGTTCATCAACCGGGAGATTCCCGCGATGCCGGGTGGCGGCATGTCCTTCGTGGACGTGCGCGACGCGGCGGACGCGTTCCACAGCGCGCTCACGCGGGGCGAGGTGTACGGGCGCCACCTGATGGGCGTGAACATGACGATGACGGAGTTCTTCCATCGGCTCGAGCGCCTCACGGGTGTCGCGGCGCCGCGGCTCAAGCTGCCCTCCCAGGTGAACATCCTGGGCGGTCACCTGCTGGAGCGCTGGGCGAAGCTGCGGGGCACTCCCGCGCCGTTGGACCCGCAGGAAGTGGAGATTGGCGAGCACTACTTCTGGTTGGACTCCGCCAAGGCCGAGGCCGAGTTGGGCTTCCGCGCGCGCGATGTCCAGGAGACGCTGGCCGACACGGTGAAGCACATCTACGCGAAGCTGCCGCCGGGGAGCCTGCCTGGAACGAAGGGCCGGCTCGGGGACCTGCGCGAGGGCACCTGA
- a CDS encoding GGDEF domain-containing protein, translated as MSGDETRVTKISALDLRSQRSTECCLVQIHGPELGKKYLLDDSELTIGRDQHNHIVVDLDNVSRRHARVLGRGGKMLVEDLGSTNGTYLNDQEVLQAQPLRSGDLIKVGGSIFKFLDGDNIETQYHETIYTLTIADGLTGINNKRFFLEYLEREMGRSSRYQRTLSLMMFDIDHFKQINDVHGHLAGDYVLRELAQSIKRLVRREQCFARYGGEEFAVVMPEDGPDKARLFAEKIRKLIAEKAFVYDEKEIPVTISIGVAEMASDMTEPTHFIKVADANLYKAKKTGRNRVVG; from the coding sequence ATGTCAGGCGACGAAACGCGCGTCACCAAGATCTCCGCACTGGACCTGCGCTCGCAGCGCAGCACCGAGTGCTGCCTCGTCCAGATTCACGGCCCGGAGCTCGGCAAGAAGTACTTGCTCGACGACTCCGAGCTGACCATTGGAAGAGACCAGCACAACCACATCGTGGTGGACCTGGACAACGTCTCCCGGCGGCACGCTCGCGTGCTGGGGCGGGGCGGGAAGATGCTGGTGGAGGATTTGGGCTCCACCAACGGCACCTACCTGAATGACCAGGAAGTGCTCCAGGCCCAGCCGCTGCGAAGCGGCGACCTCATCAAGGTCGGTGGCTCCATCTTCAAGTTCCTCGATGGCGACAACATCGAGACCCAGTACCACGAGACCATCTACACGCTGACCATCGCGGACGGTCTCACGGGCATCAACAACAAGCGCTTCTTCCTCGAGTACCTCGAGCGGGAGATGGGGCGCTCCAGCCGCTATCAGCGCACGCTGTCGTTGATGATGTTCGACATCGACCACTTCAAGCAGATCAACGACGTCCACGGGCACCTGGCCGGGGACTACGTGCTGCGGGAGCTGGCCCAGTCCATCAAGCGGCTGGTGCGCCGCGAGCAGTGCTTCGCCCGCTACGGCGGCGAGGAGTTCGCCGTGGTCATGCCCGAGGACGGGCCGGACAAGGCGCGCTTGTTCGCGGAGAAGATTCGCAAGCTCATCGCGGAGAAGGCGTTCGTCTACGACGAGAAGGAGATTCCCGTCACCATCTCCATCGGCGTGGCGGAGATGGCGTCCGACATGACGGAGCCCACCCACTTCATCAAGGTGGCGGACGCCAACCTGTACAAGGCCAAGAAGACCGGCCGGAACCGGGTGGTGGGCTAG
- a CDS encoding AMP-binding protein: MSLPPELNVSQVFSGKRVLFAGATGFVGKVTLSMLLHRYGQELERVYVLVRKGSAASAERRFFDKVATSEPFQPLRDTYGEDGALEFLRGKCEVLDGDITDPWVGLEESRVAELTGKVHAFINCAGLVSFNPSLEVGLNVNTHGVKFAVELALRWGVPLIHMSTSFVAGNRSGLVFEDEEVRGYFPRKDQLDGRDFSLEQELKDAERIVARLREQADDRALTSTFRKKALDRLAEEGRDINDEKTLRLAVGRERKLWLSGELVRAGMERAAHWGWPNTYTYTKSLGEQVMAGTPGLRYSIVRPSIVESAKHYPFPGWNEGFTTSAPLAFAGIKGPGGIPAGENTILDIIPVDQVAGATIGITAHAMQVEERRVYQLASGDVNPFYASRSVELVGLYRRRYYRNRETGNKVLNHLRSRLEPQPVSKREFEWFSAPMLVKGARFLKKTIDEVRPAWGAPAVQAMLDKAKVSLDEVEESNISLIGLTELFLPFLYENRYVFRCDNTRSVYERMAHSDRLKIPWDPERIDWRAYFMETHLPGLEKWVFPGLEEEREKRTVIPANRDLLEMFEATVHAYRHRVAFRMVAGEKEERFTFGEVHRYAARVGSFLLRAGLKPGERVLLVSENRPEWGTCFFGILRAGGTMVPVDPGLTEAEVINIAKRAQARVCLFSEEAAKDFPGLLDALGSDVVIASLAEAMTGDPAAKDDRIGPVRKSASPDDLASLIFTSGTTGTPKGVMLTHRNFASLVAKLAGVFDVGVGDGVLSVLPLHHTFEFSAGFLTPFSRGAEITYIDELTSDRLGEVFETGRISAMIGVPALWQLLHRKLTQEFSSRPPIIEQGIKALMATHGELRNRANVNLGKLLFWPVHRKFGGRLKVLVSGGSALPEEVNKAFHELGFNITEGYGLTEAAPVLAVAEPGNKRTPGSVGKPLTGIEVRILNPDNDGIGEVLAKGPNVMAGYFGDSDATQAVLREGWLHTGDLGRVDAEGRLFLVGRAKDVIIDHNGKNIYPDELEELYQEHAHIKELSIVGLPDDAGGEKVACLCVPDYRDRPREEVRRELEEHFRKTGAGMSHYRRVKVLRFWDGELARTSTRKVKRKLVVEELQRLERMAASTSKAREKVSLAAGGAADWLFPLIAEVCHRPLAEVRPETNLAGDLGFDSLMLTELSSALEAAGVPLPAIEDLTQVQTVDDLRKVVMASGRRPSAETRAKDISKQNVKAEEVEIPVPEVVADVGRQLLNFGQKVLYGGVFDVKVTGRPFIPQNRNFLVIANHASHLDAGLVRVVLEEQGERLISLAARDYFFDTPLKRAWFENFTNLVPIERHGSLRESLRQAGEALRQGFNVLIFPEGTRSPTGELQEFKSTLGYLALTYRVDVLPLYIHGAFEALPKGSVFPKSKDLKVSIGPALGHEALRARTQGMARSESYRYATRIAEDAVRELRDGRVLHLGGPPSVDVSVMPQHNPSGGSQS, translated from the coding sequence ATGTCGCTGCCCCCCGAGCTGAACGTCTCCCAGGTCTTCTCCGGCAAGCGCGTGTTGTTCGCCGGCGCCACGGGTTTCGTGGGCAAGGTGACGCTGTCCATGCTGCTGCACCGCTACGGGCAGGAGCTGGAGCGCGTGTACGTGCTCGTCCGCAAGGGCAGCGCGGCCTCCGCCGAGCGGCGCTTCTTCGACAAGGTGGCCACGAGCGAGCCCTTCCAGCCGCTGCGCGACACCTATGGCGAGGACGGCGCGCTGGAGTTCCTGCGCGGCAAGTGCGAGGTGCTGGACGGCGACATCACCGACCCGTGGGTGGGGCTGGAAGAGTCGCGGGTGGCGGAGCTCACCGGCAAGGTGCACGCCTTCATCAACTGCGCGGGCCTGGTGTCCTTCAACCCGTCGCTGGAGGTGGGGCTCAACGTCAATACCCACGGCGTGAAGTTCGCGGTGGAGCTGGCGCTGCGCTGGGGCGTGCCGCTCATCCACATGTCCACGTCCTTCGTGGCGGGCAACCGCAGCGGGCTCGTCTTCGAGGACGAGGAGGTCCGGGGCTACTTCCCCCGCAAGGACCAGCTGGACGGGCGCGACTTCAGCCTGGAGCAGGAGCTCAAGGACGCCGAGCGCATCGTGGCGCGGCTGCGCGAGCAGGCCGATGACCGGGCGCTGACGTCCACCTTCCGCAAGAAGGCGCTGGACCGGCTGGCCGAGGAAGGCCGCGACATCAACGACGAGAAGACGCTGCGGCTGGCGGTGGGCCGCGAGCGCAAGTTGTGGCTGAGCGGAGAGCTGGTGCGCGCGGGCATGGAGCGCGCGGCGCACTGGGGCTGGCCCAACACGTACACGTACACCAAGTCGCTGGGTGAGCAGGTCATGGCGGGCACGCCGGGCCTGCGCTACTCCATCGTCCGGCCCTCCATCGTGGAGAGCGCGAAGCACTACCCGTTCCCGGGTTGGAACGAGGGCTTCACCACCTCCGCCCCGCTGGCCTTCGCGGGCATCAAGGGCCCCGGTGGCATCCCCGCGGGCGAGAACACCATCCTGGACATCATCCCGGTGGACCAGGTGGCCGGCGCGACCATCGGCATCACCGCGCACGCCATGCAGGTGGAGGAGCGGCGCGTCTACCAGCTCGCCTCCGGCGACGTGAATCCGTTCTACGCCAGCCGCTCCGTGGAGCTCGTCGGCCTGTACCGGCGGCGCTACTACCGCAACCGTGAGACGGGCAACAAGGTGCTCAACCACCTGCGCTCGAGGCTGGAGCCGCAGCCGGTCAGCAAGCGCGAGTTCGAGTGGTTCAGCGCGCCCATGCTCGTCAAGGGCGCCCGCTTCCTGAAGAAGACCATCGACGAGGTGCGTCCCGCGTGGGGCGCGCCCGCGGTGCAGGCCATGTTGGACAAGGCCAAGGTCTCGCTCGACGAGGTGGAGGAGAGCAACATCAGCCTCATCGGGCTGACGGAGCTGTTCCTCCCCTTCCTCTACGAGAACCGCTACGTCTTCCGCTGTGACAACACGCGCTCGGTCTATGAGCGCATGGCGCACTCGGACCGGCTGAAGATTCCGTGGGACCCGGAGCGCATCGACTGGCGTGCGTACTTCATGGAGACGCACCTGCCGGGCCTGGAGAAGTGGGTGTTCCCCGGCCTGGAGGAGGAGCGCGAGAAGCGCACCGTCATCCCCGCGAACAGGGACCTGCTGGAGATGTTCGAGGCCACCGTGCACGCCTATCGGCACCGGGTGGCCTTCCGCATGGTGGCGGGCGAGAAGGAGGAGCGCTTCACCTTCGGCGAGGTGCACCGCTACGCCGCACGCGTGGGCAGCTTCCTGTTGCGCGCGGGCCTGAAGCCCGGAGAGCGGGTGCTGCTGGTGTCGGAGAACCGGCCCGAGTGGGGCACGTGTTTCTTCGGCATCCTGCGCGCGGGCGGGACGATGGTCCCGGTGGACCCCGGCCTGACCGAGGCGGAAGTCATCAACATCGCGAAGCGGGCGCAGGCGCGCGTGTGCCTGTTCTCCGAGGAGGCGGCGAAGGACTTCCCGGGCCTCTTGGACGCGCTGGGCAGTGACGTCGTCATCGCCAGCCTCGCCGAGGCCATGACGGGTGACCCGGCGGCCAAGGACGACCGGATTGGTCCGGTGCGCAAGTCCGCGTCGCCGGATGACCTGGCGAGCCTCATCTTCACGTCCGGCACGACGGGCACGCCCAAGGGCGTGATGCTCACCCACCGCAACTTCGCCTCGCTGGTGGCGAAGCTGGCCGGGGTGTTCGACGTCGGCGTGGGCGACGGCGTGTTGTCCGTGCTGCCCCTGCACCACACGTTCGAGTTCTCCGCGGGCTTCCTCACCCCGTTCTCGCGCGGCGCGGAAATCACCTACATCGACGAGCTCACGTCGGACCGGCTGGGCGAGGTCTTCGAGACGGGCCGCATCAGCGCGATGATTGGTGTGCCCGCGCTGTGGCAGCTGTTGCACCGCAAGCTGACGCAGGAGTTCTCCAGCCGTCCGCCCATCATCGAGCAGGGCATCAAGGCGCTGATGGCCACGCACGGGGAGCTGCGCAACCGGGCCAACGTCAACCTGGGCAAGCTCCTGTTCTGGCCGGTGCACCGCAAGTTCGGCGGGCGGCTCAAGGTGCTGGTGTCGGGTGGCTCCGCGCTGCCCGAGGAAGTGAACAAGGCCTTCCACGAGCTGGGCTTCAACATCACGGAGGGCTACGGCCTGACGGAAGCCGCGCCGGTGCTCGCCGTCGCGGAGCCGGGCAACAAGCGCACGCCAGGCTCGGTGGGCAAGCCGCTCACGGGCATCGAGGTGCGCATCCTCAACCCGGACAACGACGGCATTGGCGAGGTGCTGGCCAAGGGTCCCAACGTCATGGCGGGCTACTTTGGCGACAGCGACGCCACGCAGGCGGTGTTGCGCGAGGGCTGGCTGCACACCGGCGACCTGGGCCGCGTGGACGCGGAGGGCCGGCTGTTCCTCGTCGGCCGCGCCAAGGACGTCATCATCGACCACAACGGGAAGAACATCTACCCGGACGAGCTCGAGGAGCTGTACCAGGAGCACGCGCACATCAAGGAGCTGTCCATCGTCGGCCTTCCGGACGACGCGGGCGGCGAGAAGGTGGCGTGCCTGTGTGTCCCTGACTACCGGGACCGCCCCCGCGAGGAGGTCCGCCGCGAGTTGGAGGAGCACTTCCGCAAGACGGGCGCCGGCATGTCCCACTACCGGCGCGTGAAGGTGCTGCGCTTCTGGGATGGGGAGCTGGCGCGCACGTCCACGCGCAAGGTGAAGCGCAAGCTGGTGGTGGAGGAGCTGCAGCGGCTGGAGCGCATGGCCGCGAGCACCAGCAAGGCGCGCGAGAAGGTCTCCCTGGCGGCGGGAGGCGCGGCGGACTGGCTCTTCCCGCTCATCGCCGAGGTGTGCCACCGGCCGCTGGCGGAGGTGCGTCCGGAGACGAACCTCGCCGGGGATTTGGGCTTCGACTCGCTGATGCTCACGGAGCTGTCCTCCGCGCTGGAGGCCGCGGGAGTGCCGTTGCCCGCCATCGAGGATTTGACGCAGGTGCAGACGGTGGATGACCTGCGCAAGGTGGTGATGGCCTCGGGCCGCCGGCCTTCCGCGGAGACGCGGGCCAAGGACATCTCCAAGCAGAACGTGAAGGCGGAGGAGGTGGAGATTCCGGTGCCGGAGGTCGTGGCGGACGTGGGCCGGCAGCTCCTGAACTTCGGCCAGAAGGTCCTCTACGGCGGCGTGTTCGACGTGAAGGTGACGGGCCGTCCCTTCATTCCGCAGAACCGCAACTTCCTGGTCATCGCCAACCACGCCAGCCACCTGGACGCGGGGTTGGTGCGCGTGGTGCTCGAGGAGCAGGGCGAGCGGCTCATCTCGCTGGCCGCGCGCGACTACTTCTTCGACACGCCGCTCAAGCGCGCGTGGTTCGAGAACTTCACCAACCTCGTCCCCATCGAACGGCATGGCTCGCTGCGCGAGTCGCTGCGTCAGGCGGGCGAGGCGCTGCGCCAGGGCTTCAACGTCCTCATCTTCCCGGAGGGCACGCGTTCGCCCACCGGTGAGCTGCAGGAGTTCAAGTCCACGCTGGGTTATCTGGCGCTCACGTACCGGGTGGACGTGTTGCCGCTCTACATCCACGGCGCCTTCGAGGCGCTGCCCAAGGGCAGCGTGTTCCCCAAGTCGAAGGACCTCAAGGTGAGCATCGGCCCCGCGCTCGGGCACGAGGCCCTTCGCGCGCGCACGCAGGGCATGGCGCGCTCGGAGAGCTACCGCTACGCCACGCGCATCGCCGAGGACGCGGTGCGCGAATTGCGCGACGGCCGCGTGCTTCACCTGGGCGGGCCGCCGTCGGTGGACGTCAGCGTCATGCCTCAGCACAACCCCTCGGGAGGGTCTCAGTCGTGA
- the glgC gene encoding glucose-1-phosphate adenylyltransferase, with translation MSKVLAMILAGGAGTRLEPLTRERAKPAVPFGGRYRIIDFALSNFTNSGVYRVKVLTQYKSDSLNNHLSRAWRMSAFLGHYVEAVPAQMRTGVDWYKGSADAIYQNLNIITDEEPDFIFVFGADHVYRMDTRQMLDFHMAKRAACTVAAIPVPIEQGREFGIIDVGPDGRMRQFLEKPKNPPPMPGNPKMCLASMGNYLFTTEVLVQEVVRDAANEASAHDFGKSIISELYKSSPVYVYDFAQNEIAGQEPKERGYWRDVGNIDVYYQSNMELVEVDPIFNLYNDRWPIHTQSHNYPPAKFVFADTENARVGHATDSLVSEGCIISGGHVNRSVLSPKVRVNSYSEVEASILFENVTIGRRSRIRKAIIDKNVEIPPGTTIGYDPVEDKRRFHVTPDGVVVIPKGMKVT, from the coding sequence ATGTCCAAGGTCCTGGCGATGATTCTTGCGGGAGGCGCGGGCACGCGCCTGGAGCCGCTCACGCGCGAGCGGGCCAAGCCCGCCGTCCCCTTCGGGGGGCGCTATCGCATCATCGATTTCGCCCTCTCCAACTTCACCAATTCGGGGGTGTACCGGGTCAAGGTGCTGACCCAGTACAAGAGCGACTCGCTCAACAACCACCTGTCGCGCGCGTGGCGGATGTCCGCCTTCCTGGGCCACTACGTGGAGGCGGTGCCGGCGCAGATGCGCACGGGGGTGGACTGGTACAAGGGCAGCGCCGACGCCATCTACCAGAACCTCAACATCATCACCGACGAGGAGCCGGACTTCATCTTCGTCTTCGGCGCGGACCACGTGTACCGGATGGACACGCGGCAGATGCTCGACTTCCACATGGCCAAGCGCGCGGCGTGCACCGTCGCGGCCATCCCCGTGCCCATCGAGCAAGGGCGCGAGTTCGGCATCATCGACGTGGGGCCGGACGGGCGCATGCGCCAGTTCCTGGAGAAGCCGAAGAATCCGCCGCCCATGCCGGGCAATCCGAAGATGTGCCTGGCCTCCATGGGCAACTACCTCTTCACCACCGAGGTGCTGGTGCAGGAGGTGGTGCGCGACGCGGCCAACGAGGCGAGCGCTCACGACTTCGGCAAGTCCATCATCAGCGAGCTGTACAAGAGCTCGCCCGTCTACGTGTACGACTTCGCGCAGAACGAGATTGCCGGCCAGGAGCCCAAGGAGCGCGGCTACTGGCGGGACGTGGGGAACATCGACGTGTACTACCAGTCCAACATGGAGCTGGTGGAGGTGGACCCCATCTTCAACCTCTACAACGACCGCTGGCCCATCCACACGCAGTCCCACAACTACCCGCCGGCCAAGTTCGTCTTCGCGGACACGGAGAACGCGCGCGTGGGACATGCAACGGACTCACTGGTGTCCGAGGGTTGCATCATCTCCGGCGGACACGTGAATCGCTCCGTGTTGTCCCCGAAGGTGCGCGTCAATTCCTATTCGGAGGTGGAGGCGTCCATCCTCTTCGAGAACGTCACCATTGGCCGCCGCAGCCGCATCCGCAAGGCCATCATCGACAAGAACGTGGAGATTCCGCCGGGGACGACCATCGGCTACGACCCGGTGGAGGACAAGCGGCGCTTCCACGTGACGCCGGATGGGGTGGTGGTCATCCCCAAGGGCATGAAGGTCACCTGA
- a CDS encoding lactate racemase domain-containing protein — translation MRPFKTLQKLYDEESQVVITEKGSPPRALFYGEGFLQEDLPVGTRVIFPRSPMAGVPNVKAAIRWAINHPEGMDPLHALLKPGMRLTCVIDDISVPLPPMVTPDVRQSILEVVLELAADSGVDDVHLVIANALHRRMTEAEMRRMVGPKIFDAYYPDRYYNHDAEDPDGIVALERTAHGEEVSVNRRVAESDLIIYVNVNFVPMNGGHKSMGTGVSNYKSLRHHHNPKTIRDSDSYMEPKTSALYRSNERIGRNIDKHLKVFHIETTLNNRMFGAPVDFLAKKEEDYTEADRLKFQAMRYTLSKLPRAAARKVLNAIPAPYDVTGVYAGATEPTHAKTLETSWKQYSVPVEGQSDIVIFPIPFISPYSVNSILNPLLVQVMGLGYFFNLNRGVPLVKKGGVLILLHPAYDEFDPEHHPSYIEFFHRLLPETRDSMKLEHKYEKEFAENPSYVHLYRKNNAYHGVHPFYMWYWGENGRQHVGKVIVAGAENNHVPALLGWDRTDTLTEAIEEARGFMGRSATISLLRIAPTVMVDVK, via the coding sequence ATGCGCCCGTTCAAGACGCTCCAGAAGCTGTACGACGAGGAAAGCCAGGTCGTCATCACCGAGAAGGGCAGCCCCCCGCGCGCCCTCTTCTACGGCGAGGGCTTCCTCCAGGAAGACCTGCCCGTGGGCACCCGGGTCATCTTCCCCCGGTCTCCCATGGCCGGCGTGCCCAACGTCAAGGCCGCCATCCGCTGGGCCATCAACCACCCGGAGGGCATGGACCCGCTGCACGCCCTGCTCAAGCCCGGCATGCGCCTGACGTGTGTCATCGACGACATCAGCGTGCCCCTGCCCCCCATGGTGACGCCCGACGTGCGTCAGTCCATCCTGGAGGTGGTGCTGGAGCTGGCCGCCGACAGCGGCGTGGATGACGTGCACCTGGTCATCGCCAACGCGCTGCACCGCCGCATGACCGAGGCGGAGATGCGGCGCATGGTGGGGCCGAAGATTTTCGACGCCTACTACCCGGACCGCTACTACAACCACGACGCGGAGGACCCGGACGGCATCGTCGCCCTGGAGCGCACCGCGCACGGCGAAGAGGTCTCCGTCAACCGCCGCGTCGCGGAGAGCGACCTCATCATCTACGTGAACGTGAACTTCGTGCCCATGAACGGCGGGCACAAGTCCATGGGCACCGGCGTCTCCAACTACAAGTCGCTGCGGCACCACCACAATCCGAAGACCATCCGCGATTCGGACAGCTACATGGAGCCGAAGACCAGCGCGCTCTACCGCAGCAACGAGCGCATTGGCCGCAACATCGACAAGCACCTGAAGGTCTTCCACATCGAGACCACGCTGAACAACCGCATGTTCGGCGCGCCCGTGGACTTCCTCGCCAAGAAGGAAGAGGACTACACGGAGGCGGACCGGCTGAAGTTCCAGGCCATGCGCTACACGCTGTCCAAGCTGCCCCGGGCGGCGGCGCGCAAGGTGCTCAACGCCATCCCCGCGCCCTATGACGTCACGGGCGTGTACGCCGGCGCCACCGAGCCCACCCACGCCAAGACGCTGGAGACCAGCTGGAAGCAGTACTCGGTGCCGGTGGAGGGGCAGAGCGACATCGTCATCTTCCCCATCCCGTTCATCTCGCCGTACAGCGTCAACTCCATCCTCAACCCGCTGCTCGTGCAGGTGATGGGGCTGGGCTACTTCTTCAACCTCAACCGCGGCGTGCCGCTGGTGAAGAAGGGCGGCGTGCTCATCCTGCTGCATCCGGCCTACGACGAGTTCGACCCGGAGCACCACCCCAGCTACATCGAGTTCTTCCACCGGCTCTTGCCGGAGACGCGCGACTCCATGAAGCTGGAGCACAAGTACGAGAAGGAGTTCGCGGAGAACCCCAGCTACGTGCACCTGTACCGCAAGAACAACGCCTACCACGGCGTGCACCCGTTCTACATGTGGTACTGGGGCGAGAATGGCCGCCAGCACGTGGGCAAGGTCATCGTCGCGGGCGCGGAGAACAACCACGTGCCGGCGCTGCTCGGCTGGGACCGCACCGACACGCTGACGGAGGCCATCGAGGAGGCGCGCGGCTTCATGGGGCGCTCGGCCACCATCAGCCTCTTGCGCATCGCTCCCACGGTGATGGTGGACGTGAAGTGA